A region of Liolophura sinensis isolate JHLJ2023 chromosome 8, CUHK_Ljap_v2, whole genome shotgun sequence DNA encodes the following proteins:
- the LOC135472811 gene encoding protein FRG1-like, whose amino-acid sequence MADSYNFVKGGKLKLKGSKGKSKHKKHRKRKLSNEGNDSVSKPTNADVSEHGGWWVVMKFEDIVGNVALELMEGCYMSALDNGLFAVGSPHGTGEGPDPQEVFTVMKVSDTHIALKSGYGKYLGVTMEGEVVGRADAVGAREKWEPVFQDGKTALNGSNSCFMGVDTEGDIICRSKTASASEMLQIRCCAAIGTESEEDQKPKEERGKMKDVEINYVKKFQSFQDRRLRVNAGDVSELKKAKKDGSLHEALLDRREKMKADRYCK is encoded by the exons ATGGCTGATTCCTACAACTTCGTTAAGGGGGGAAAACTCAAACTGAAGGGCAGCAAAGGCAAAAGCAA GCACAAGAAGCACAGGAAGAGGAAACTGTCTAATGAAGGAAATGACAGTGTTTCAAAACCAACAAATGCTGATGTCTCTGAGCATG GGGGTTGGTGGGTGGTGATGAAGTTTGAGGATATTGTGGGAAATGTGGCACTAGAGCTGATGGAAGGATGCTATATGAGTGCCCTGGACAATGGCCTGTTTGCTGTGGGCTCCCCACATGGAACAG GGGAGGGGCCTGACCCTCAGGAGGTGTTTACGGTCATGAAGGTCAGTGACACCCACATCGCCCTCAAATCCGGCTACGGTAAATACCTGGGTGTGACTATGGAGGGGGAGGTTGTTGGAAGAGCTGATGCTGTGGGTGCCAGAGAGAAATGGGAGCCGGTGTTCCAAGAT GGCAAGACAGCACTGAATGGCAGTAACAGCTGTTTTATGGGCGTGGATACAGAAGGTGACATCATTTGCAGGAGTAAAACAGCCTCCGCATCAGAAATGCTTCAG ATTCGATGTTGTGCTGCTATTGGGACTGAATCGGAAGAAGATCAGAAGCCAAAAGAAGAAAGAGGCAAGATGAAAGATGTAGAAATTAATTATGT GAAAAAGTTTCAGAGTTTTCAGGACAGGCGGTTAAGAGTAAATGCAGGAGATGTATCAGAGTTAAAGAAGGCAAAGAAAGATGGGAGTTTACATGAGGCTCTGTTAGACAG GCGAGAGAAAATGAAGGCTGATAGATACTGTAAGTGA
- the LOC135472964 gene encoding BTB/POZ domain-containing protein 17-like, which translates to MYYMVMESPTTPDNLDHVLKDQGNFILTVSQFYNQEALSDVVLKVGEARFHGHKFVLAKSSDVFRTMLYEKPWSQNVREEIELSETAECQSVFDRFLRYLYTAEISISADSAIGILCLADKYNVASLKVLCTSYMVEHTKSPKVRNALNWYPWAKALHLENLIHQCTKTIAWNTDVILKSPQWINMDIDFVCDILESSELVTQSEFGLFLALSQWLLDESHVLHLTEASSRLLPLIRFPQMKVVELREVENCELAHRDDSNGILMDLVGQAYRFRSLCPAQTELGISFNQKFFLPRDYLDLAVDQVRIQNTLRFGIQVDVKTGVGPVPSTAKEGEWKITYRKSGDTGVWTVQMYCHESAMVNSEARIQASLVVFNEEDKVVQVERAPTCICGRTNSLTMQLTIADSEEAKNMLVLIKPVPH; encoded by the exons ATGTATTACATG GTGATGGAGTCTCCGACAACGCCAGATAACCTGGACCACGTGTTGAAGGACCAAggaaatttcatcttgaccGTGTCCCAGTTTTATAACCAAGAAGCTCTAAGTGACGTCGTCCTCAAGGTTGGAGAAGCCCGTTTTCATGGACACAAGTTCGTTCTCGCGAAGTCCAGCGATGTCTTCCGGACAATGTTGTACGAGAAACCCTGGTCTCAAAATGTCCGCGAAGAAATCGAACTGAGTGAAACAGCCGAGTGTCAAAGTGTGTTTGATCGCTTCCTTCGTTACTTGTACACGGCGGAGATATCAATAAGTGCCGATTCCGCCATCGGGATACTTTGTCTAGCGGACAAGTACAATGTGGCTTCTCTCAAAGTCCTCTGTACATCTTACATGGTGGAGCACACAAAGTCTCCCAAAGTGCGGAATGCCTTGAACTGGTACCCTTGGGCCAAAGCGCTTCATCTGGAGAACCTTATACACCAGTGTACCAAGACCATAGCCTGGAACACTGATGTGATTTTGAAATCACCTCAGTGGATAAACATGGACATAGACTTCGTATGCGACATTTTGGAAAGCTCTGAGCTCGTGACCCAAAGCGAGTTTGGACTTTTTCTTGCGCTGAGTCAGTGGTTACTGGATGAAAGCCATGTTCTGCATTTAACCGAGGCGTCCTCCCGACTTCTTCCGCTTATTCGCTTTCCTCAGATGAAGGTGGTAGAATTGCGCGAGGTGGAGAACTGCGAATTGGCGCATAGAGACGACAGTAATGGGATACTCATGGACTTGGTTGGACAGGCATACAGGTTCCGGTCTCTGTGCCCTGCTCAGACTGAACTGGGGATTTCCTTTAACCAGAAATTCTTCTTACCCCGAGATTACCTAGACTTGGCTGTCGATCAGGTCCGAATACAAAACACTTTACGCTTCGGCATTCAGGTTGACGTGAAAACCGGTGTAGGACCTGTTCCTTCTACAGCCAAAGAAGGCGAATGGAAGATAACTTACCGCAAGTCAGGTGACACGGGCGTGTGGACGGTTCAGATGTACTGTCATGAATCCGCCATGGTGAACAGCGAGGCGAGGATCCAAGCCAGTTTGGTGGTGTTTAATGAGGAAGACAAGGTCGTGCAGGTGGAGAGAGcccctacatgtatctgtggacGAACGAACAGCCTCACAATGCAGTTGACCATCGCTGATTCTGAGGAGGCTAAAAACATGCTGGTTCTCATCAAACCGGTGCCTCATTAA